One Nitrosopumilus piranensis genomic region harbors:
- a CDS encoding NADH-quinone oxidoreductase subunit J family protein: MADAAFLALTVITIGSAIAALELRSLIYGSIALMGTLGGIAGFFFLLDAPFVALFQLAVYVGSIAVLILFTVMLVKRELIFKKIEDKRRKFAGIGLMLVVMVALGAVFLDSGIKTITTDEPPVDFRDIGTDFVTYYWPALILMGLILAGSVTGALVLAKREDVENDQRTN; encoded by the coding sequence ATGGCTGATGCTGCATTTTTAGCCCTTACTGTAATCACAATTGGTTCTGCAATTGCTGCTCTTGAATTAAGATCATTAATTTATGGTTCAATTGCATTAATGGGAACTCTTGGCGGTATTGCAGGATTCTTCTTTTTACTAGATGCTCCATTTGTTGCATTATTCCAATTAGCAGTTTATGTTGGCTCTATTGCTGTTTTGATTTTGTTTACTGTCATGCTCGTAAAAAGAGAACTCATATTCAAAAAAATTGAAGATAAAAGAAGAAAGTTTGCAGGAATTGGTTTGATGCTTGTAGTTATGGTTGCATTAGGTGCAGTCTTTCTAGACTCTGGAATTAAGACAATTACTACTGATGAACCTCCTGTTGATTTTAGAGATATTGGTACTGACTTTGTAACCTATTATTGGCCTGCCCTGATTTTAATGGGATTAATTTTAGCTGGTTCTGTTACTGGTGCACTTGTATTAGCAAAACGCGAGGATGTGGAGAATGACCAACGAACTAATTGA
- the nuoK gene encoding NADH-quinone oxidoreductase subunit NuoK: MTNELIDFTLVSVALLGIGIYGLAVKRNFIRMLFAVEIIINAANLNLVAFGRFLPHSGGQTLALFSIAIAAAEVAVGLSLIIVAYRMYQNVDIADFRSLKG, encoded by the coding sequence ATGACCAACGAACTAATTGATTTTACATTAGTATCCGTTGCCTTATTGGGCATAGGAATCTACGGTCTAGCAGTTAAACGTAATTTTATCAGAATGCTATTTGCAGTTGAAATTATCATTAATGCTGCCAATCTTAACTTAGTTGCATTTGGTAGATTTTTGCCACATAGTGGTGGTCAAACATTAGCTCTGTTCTCTATTGCTATTGCAGCTGCAGAAGTAGCAGTTGGACTTTCATTAATTATTGTAGCCTATCGTATGTATCAAAATGTCGATATTGCAGACTTTAGGAGTTTGAAAGGATAA
- a CDS encoding complex I subunit 4 family protein: MEYALLQAVFLPLLLSPVAYILGRKAGPTPAMWFTFAILLYTTILVINAALSGTVEEHYPWTEQFGEFGFLLDGLASPFAIIIYVLSTILVLYSKPYMIHKFHEQFEEEQKINPSSSGQSSVVESSSLSNYVNAKSGLYFALYLVFAMGMLGTVLSTNLIEFYIFFEVMLIPGFFLVALWGDGPRRKIGLMFLFWTHAGAVVLLLGFLMIGLTIGSFDFADIKESEIPQDIVMISAIAIAIGLGVKLAVFMFHVWLPYVHGSAPTPISALLSPAMIGIGAYGIFRLIVEFLPSTFAELSIWFHIWGLVTMIYGGAMALMQDDLKRLLAYSSISQMGYLLFGIGSMSAMGLAGAEMMYITHGLGKGILFMMAGIIIVKVGTRSISKLGGLAGKMPITAVCAVIGALTIMGVPPTSGFMGEWILFYGALETAIEEGSTVRAVTFGLGLVATALTMSYMLWMLKRVFFGKTPEHLEKVKEGSWYMTAPMMVLAGFTIVLGIYPDIFLNTIMPYMNGVLGV; the protein is encoded by the coding sequence ATGGAATATGCATTATTACAGGCAGTTTTCTTGCCATTACTTTTATCTCCAGTAGCCTATATTCTAGGAAGAAAAGCAGGACCAACTCCTGCTATGTGGTTTACATTTGCAATCTTACTTTATACAACAATTCTTGTAATCAATGCAGCATTATCTGGAACTGTTGAAGAACACTATCCATGGACAGAACAATTTGGTGAATTTGGTTTCTTACTAGATGGTTTAGCATCTCCATTTGCAATAATTATCTATGTATTATCCACAATTTTGGTTCTTTATTCAAAACCATATATGATTCACAAATTCCATGAGCAGTTTGAAGAAGAACAAAAAATCAATCCTTCTTCAAGTGGGCAAAGTTCTGTTGTTGAATCATCATCACTTTCTAATTATGTAAATGCAAAATCTGGTCTCTACTTTGCACTTTATCTTGTATTTGCAATGGGAATGCTTGGAACAGTACTCTCAACAAACCTGATAGAATTTTACATATTCTTTGAAGTTATGTTGATTCCTGGTTTCTTTTTAGTTGCTCTTTGGGGTGATGGTCCAAGAAGAAAGATTGGTTTGATGTTCTTGTTTTGGACCCACGCTGGTGCAGTTGTTTTACTACTGGGATTCTTGATGATTGGATTAACAATTGGCAGCTTTGACTTTGCTGACATCAAAGAATCTGAGATTCCTCAAGATATTGTAATGATTTCAGCAATTGCGATTGCAATTGGTCTTGGAGTAAAATTGGCTGTCTTTATGTTCCATGTTTGGTTACCTTATGTCCACGGTTCAGCACCTACCCCAATCAGTGCACTTTTGTCCCCTGCAATGATCGGAATTGGTGCATATGGTATCTTTAGATTAATTGTTGAATTCTTACCATCTACATTCGCAGAACTCTCAATTTGGTTCCATATCTGGGGTCTTGTTACAATGATCTATGGTGGTGCAATGGCATTAATGCAAGATGATCTAAAACGTCTTCTTGCTTATTCTAGTATCAGTCAGATGGGTTATTTGCTATTTGGTATAGGTTCAATGTCTGCAATGGGTCTTGCAGGTGCTGAGATGATGTATATCACTCACGGACTTGGAAAAGGCATTCTCTTCATGATGGCTGGAATTATTATTGTTAAAGTAGGTACACGCAGTATCTCTAAACTTGGTGGTCTTGCTGGAAAAATGCCAATCACTGCTGTTTGTGCAGTTATTGGCGCACTTACAATTATGGGAGTTCCCCCAACCAGTGGATTTATGGGAGAATGGATTCTCTTTTACGGTGCATTAGAAACTGCAATTGAAGAAGGTTCTACGGTTAGAGCAGTAACATTTGGTCTTGGACTTGTAGCAACTGCACTTACAATGTCATACATGTTGTGGATGTTAAAACGAGTATTCTTTGGTAAAACACCAGAACATCTAGAGAAGGTCAAAGAAGGAAGTTGGTACATGACAGCACCAATGATGGTACTAGCTGGATTTACTATTGTACTTGGAATTTATCCAGACATCTTCTTGAACACAATTATGCCTTACATGAACGGAGTGTTGGGAGTTTAA
- a CDS encoding NADH-quinone oxidoreductase subunit L — protein MATEAIGLPFEATSAAAWLVWILPFAAALIMPGIGKFSKRTTGYVAVGFALMSALSAASLLPLAVEGSEIHKQVMWIEAIGLKGGVLADPLSVIMANVVAWISFLIMIYSTGYMKGDKDITRFWFWMMFFIGSMQLIVLSDNLLQVFFGWEGVGLASYALISFWYRDKKKDHVGQEGRTVLGLLDYYAPTHAGMKAFIMTKVGDVMMIAGMLLIFLFAGTFGFKELMGDHEWAIAMNAQGLLVPAFVLLFGGAVGKSAQFPLNEWLLEAMTGPTAVSALIHAATMVKAGVFLVARIGPIVFALGAAGIMADQFFEIVAWVGAITALLLATQGMVNPEIKKVLAYSTGSQIGYMMMALGVAGLSQQYVDGYTAGFFHLISHAMFKASLFMAAGSLLHIVGSRFMTDMGGLRKHMKKTYAFMWAAGLGLMGAPFITTGFWSKDAIFAAVYTSGNEWALPLFAIAVLTAIITAFYTTRMIGMVFFGNKSKHIQKMEEEGHHIHEASLSMWAPYGILAVLTIGIGLIGLSTEHGLHHMFEVYLEDSFGIHSEYAKTESSILPEFLQGINPVALGASLVAFAIGIGLGYIFYIGRWVDPVKFVNSNIFFYAIHKVILSRWYLNAIVYWCFVVAPLWLARGVFRYFEKTAIDYGMNDGFQKAVGWSAKVVQGTQTGVSQSYLFVFGAGLLFVVLILLI, from the coding sequence ATGGCAACTGAAGCTATTGGTTTACCATTTGAAGCGACATCTGCTGCAGCATGGCTTGTTTGGATTTTACCATTTGCTGCTGCACTCATCATGCCAGGTATTGGAAAATTCTCAAAACGAACAACAGGCTATGTTGCAGTTGGATTTGCATTAATGAGTGCATTATCTGCAGCATCTTTGTTACCACTTGCAGTTGAAGGAAGTGAAATTCACAAACAGGTTATGTGGATTGAAGCAATCGGTTTGAAGGGCGGTGTATTAGCTGATCCACTTTCAGTAATTATGGCAAATGTTGTTGCTTGGATTTCATTCTTGATTATGATTTACAGTACTGGATATATGAAAGGTGATAAAGACATTACAAGATTCTGGTTCTGGATGATGTTCTTTATTGGTTCAATGCAATTAATTGTGTTATCTGATAACTTACTACAAGTCTTTTTTGGATGGGAAGGTGTGGGTCTCGCATCTTATGCATTAATCAGCTTCTGGTATCGTGATAAAAAGAAAGATCATGTTGGACAAGAAGGACGTACTGTTCTTGGTCTGCTAGATTACTATGCTCCAACTCATGCTGGTATGAAGGCATTCATCATGACCAAAGTTGGTGACGTGATGATGATTGCTGGTATGCTTTTGATATTCTTGTTCGCTGGAACATTTGGTTTCAAGGAACTGATGGGAGATCATGAATGGGCTATTGCTATGAATGCACAAGGTCTACTGGTCCCTGCCTTTGTATTGTTATTTGGTGGTGCAGTCGGTAAATCTGCACAATTCCCATTAAATGAATGGCTCTTAGAAGCAATGACTGGTCCAACTGCAGTTTCTGCATTGATTCACGCAGCAACAATGGTTAAAGCTGGTGTGTTCTTGGTTGCACGAATAGGACCTATTGTTTTTGCATTAGGTGCAGCAGGAATTATGGCTGATCAATTCTTTGAGATTGTTGCATGGGTTGGTGCAATTACTGCATTGTTACTTGCAACACAGGGTATGGTTAATCCTGAAATTAAGAAGGTTCTTGCATATTCAACTGGTTCACAAATTGGTTACATGATGATGGCATTAGGTGTTGCAGGACTATCTCAGCAATACGTTGATGGTTATACTGCTGGATTTTTCCACTTAATTTCTCACGCAATGTTCAAGGCATCATTATTCATGGCAGCAGGTTCGTTGCTGCATATTGTTGGTTCTCGATTTATGACTGATATGGGTGGTCTGAGAAAACATATGAAAAAGACATATGCTTTCATGTGGGCTGCAGGTCTTGGTTTGATGGGAGCCCCATTTATCACAACAGGTTTCTGGAGTAAAGATGCAATCTTTGCAGCAGTCTATACATCAGGAAACGAATGGGCATTACCGCTATTTGCAATTGCAGTGTTGACTGCAATAATTACTGCATTCTATACTACAAGAATGATTGGTATGGTATTCTTTGGTAACAAGAGTAAACATATCCAAAAAATGGAAGAAGAAGGACATCACATCCATGAAGCATCATTATCAATGTGGGCTCCATACGGAATCCTTGCAGTTTTAACTATTGGAATTGGATTAATCGGATTATCCACAGAACACGGATTACATCATATGTTTGAAGTATATCTTGAAGATTCATTTGGAATCCACAGTGAATATGCAAAAACTGAATCCTCAATATTGCCAGAATTCCTGCAAGGAATCAACCCCGTAGCACTTGGTGCTTCACTTGTTGCATTTGCAATAGGAATTGGATTAGGATACATATTCTATATTGGCAGATGGGTTGATCCTGTCAAATTTGTAAACTCTAACATTTTCTTTTACGCAATTCACAAAGTTATCTTAAGCAGATGGTATCTTAATGCAATAGTGTATTGGTGCTTTGTAGTAGCCCCATTATGGTTGGCAAGAGGTGTATTCAGATACTTTGAAAAGACAGCTATCGATTACGGTATGAACGATGGATTCCAGAAAGCAGTTGGATGGAGTGCTAAAGTCGTCCAAGGAACTCAAACTGGTGTTTCACAATCTTATCTATTCGTATTTGGAGCAGGATTACTATTTGTAGTTCTGATATTGTTGATATAG
- a CDS encoding NADH-quinone oxidoreductase subunit N, with product MLEITSTPLVLIAILGTVGVILPIISIARKEKGSNSFYAVIAFAALIVSMGYVGYEFINNSVTASALFSEDVLADDAFGGFFAIAMLIVALFTTVGSFNYMRKHNSPAVYYSLILLATIGMILVAYSTDLVMLFVAWELMSIPTYILVGFMKKNPSSNEAALKYFLFGALSSAIIVYGIALSYGLTGSTNIGEVIEGYSTLDPSLLPLALLSVGMFIAGFGFKMGLVPFHQWLPDTYEGAPSPVTALLAAATKKAGFAATIRIVILGMVVLNLDWTLALGIIAIMTMTIGNVAAIMQKNLSRMLAYSSIAHAGYILIGLAVAPYSSLGLQGSLYQIFNHAVMKGAAFIAIAGIVTTLAVTHIDKLKGLGRRMPITALGMVISLFALAGVPPLSGFWSKLMLFGSALDASSALWWAPWLAIAGVLNSALSLAYYGWITRKMYFEGETEKRVSEPKSIVAVMIFSIIFLVGFGVYPEPLLKFVEFATPIVSLGLMP from the coding sequence ATGTTAGAAATTACTTCAACTCCATTGGTATTAATTGCAATTTTAGGAACTGTAGGTGTTATTCTTCCTATAATTAGTATTGCAAGAAAAGAGAAAGGCTCTAACTCATTTTATGCTGTAATTGCATTTGCAGCACTAATCGTGTCTATGGGATATGTTGGATATGAATTCATTAACAATAGTGTAACTGCATCTGCGCTTTTCTCTGAGGATGTACTTGCTGATGATGCATTTGGTGGATTCTTTGCAATTGCAATGCTTATAGTTGCATTGTTCACAACAGTTGGCTCCTTTAACTATATGAGAAAACACAATTCTCCTGCTGTTTACTATTCTCTAATCTTACTTGCAACAATTGGTATGATTCTAGTTGCATACTCAACTGATCTTGTGATGCTGTTTGTTGCTTGGGAACTCATGAGTATTCCAACTTACATTTTAGTTGGATTCATGAAAAAGAACCCAAGTTCAAATGAAGCAGCACTAAAGTATTTCCTGTTTGGTGCATTATCTTCAGCAATAATTGTTTACGGAATTGCATTATCTTATGGATTAACTGGTTCTACAAACATTGGTGAAGTCATTGAAGGTTATTCGACACTTGATCCTTCACTTCTACCACTTGCATTACTTTCAGTTGGAATGTTTATCGCAGGATTTGGATTTAAGATGGGACTTGTTCCTTTCCATCAATGGCTTCCAGATACTTATGAGGGTGCACCTTCTCCAGTTACTGCTCTTCTTGCTGCAGCAACCAAAAAAGCAGGATTTGCTGCAACCATTAGAATTGTAATTCTTGGAATGGTTGTTCTTAATCTTGATTGGACTTTAGCACTTGGAATTATTGCAATAATGACAATGACAATTGGTAATGTTGCAGCTATAATGCAAAAGAATCTTTCAAGAATGTTGGCATATTCTAGTATTGCACATGCAGGATACATTTTGATTGGATTGGCAGTTGCACCATACAGTTCTCTTGGATTACAAGGTTCTTTGTATCAAATCTTTAATCATGCAGTGATGAAGGGTGCTGCCTTTATTGCAATTGCAGGAATTGTAACAACTCTTGCTGTTACTCATATTGATAAATTAAAAGGACTAGGAAGAAGAATGCCAATAACTGCCTTAGGTATGGTGATTTCCTTATTTGCACTTGCAGGCGTTCCTCCACTTTCAGGATTTTGGAGTAAATTGATGCTATTTGGAAGTGCATTAGATGCAAGTTCTGCATTATGGTGGGCTCCTTGGCTTGCAATAGCAGGAGTTCTTAACAGTGCATTATCACTTGCTTACTATGGTTGGATAACTAGAAAGATGTACTTTGAAGGAGAAACAGAAAAGAGGGTTTCAGAACCAAAATCAATTGTTGCGGTAATGATATTCTCTATAATCTTCTTAGTAGGATTTGGTGTATATCCAGAACCACTTCTTAAATTTGTAGAATTTGCAACACCAATAGTTAGTTTAGGACTTATGCCTTAA
- a CDS encoding polyprenyl synthetase family protein — protein MDRKNIEINPLLETYGEYIRKIDQALDKELDLYSESEFIEPLKYSLEGGKRIRPIILTLSAESIGKTDENTFAASCAVEFLHMESIIHDDIIDNETMRRQKDPFHIKYGYNTSVLTGDFVLGLILAICSRLDNPRITKDLATTAMLMSEGEMIESRLETSEDVTFDDYLKVIEYKTATAFEVAARTGAIIANGTEEQIEGLTEYGKNIGIAYQIRDDLLDWKNEDKLFNTLIKKSSDPRDVFNKMEELLKEYSEKARTSLRKIPDNDAKINLDNLIKFTSFKA, from the coding sequence TTGGACAGAAAGAATATCGAGATTAATCCTTTACTTGAAACGTACGGAGAGTATATTAGAAAAATTGATCAGGCACTAGACAAAGAGCTAGATCTCTATTCAGAATCAGAATTTATTGAACCGTTAAAATATTCCTTGGAAGGCGGGAAACGAATCAGACCAATTATTCTGACTTTATCAGCTGAAAGTATTGGTAAAACTGATGAAAATACGTTTGCTGCATCTTGTGCAGTTGAATTTTTGCACATGGAATCCATAATTCACGATGATATTATTGATAATGAAACAATGAGGAGACAAAAGGATCCATTCCATATCAAATACGGATATAATACTAGTGTACTTACAGGAGACTTTGTTTTAGGGTTAATTTTAGCAATATGTTCTAGATTAGACAATCCAAGAATAACTAAAGATTTGGCAACTACAGCAATGTTGATGAGTGAAGGAGAAATGATTGAAAGTAGATTAGAGACAAGTGAGGATGTTACATTTGATGATTATCTCAAAGTAATTGAATACAAAACTGCAACTGCATTTGAGGTAGCAGCCAGAACAGGGGCAATTATTGCAAATGGAACTGAAGAGCAAATTGAAGGACTAACTGAATATGGAAAAAATATTGGAATTGCGTATCAAATTAGAGACGATTTGCTAGATTGGAAAAATGAAGATAAATTGTTTAATACATTGATTAAGAAAAGTTCAGATCCAAGAGATGTTTTTAACAAAATGGAAGAATTGTTAAAAGAATATTCTGAAAAAGCAAGGACTAGTTTAAGAAAGATTCCAGATAATGATGCAAAAATAAATCTAGATAATTTAATTAAATTTACTTCGTTTAAGGCATAA
- a CDS encoding TenA family transcriptional regulator produces the protein MNIIKKIDEMIEERSLLKHPFYQAWSDGKLTKESLAGYSKEYFQLVKEVPSFMAPIIEKAPESVVKELVENQQEESDHIKPWIAFAGDLGISEEELLSYSGLPKTRRAVSDLNELMDSFENGACAMYAFEKEIPKISQTKLDGLSEFYGMTSDEATEYFKLHTEADIRHAASWRNILEKSSTDYDKLIEIAEKSISAQNLLLDSCFDEYC, from the coding sequence ATGAACATAATTAAAAAAATTGATGAAATGATTGAAGAAAGAAGTTTACTAAAACATCCATTTTACCAAGCATGGTCTGATGGTAAATTAACAAAAGAATCCCTTGCAGGATATTCAAAAGAATATTTTCAACTAGTAAAAGAAGTTCCATCTTTTATGGCTCCTATAATTGAAAAAGCTCCAGAATCAGTTGTAAAAGAATTGGTTGAAAATCAACAAGAAGAGTCTGATCATATTAAACCATGGATTGCTTTTGCAGGAGATCTTGGAATTTCTGAAGAGGAATTATTGTCATATTCAGGTTTACCAAAAACCAGAAGAGCTGTATCTGATTTGAATGAGTTAATGGATTCATTTGAAAATGGGGCTTGTGCAATGTATGCATTTGAGAAAGAAATCCCTAAAATCAGTCAAACAAAACTTGATGGATTATCAGAATTCTATGGTATGACTAGTGATGAAGCCACAGAATACTTTAAGCTACATACCGAAGCGGACATCAGACATGCAGCATCTTGGAGAAATATTCTTGAAAAATCTTCAACTGACTATGACAAATTAATTGAAATTGCAGAAAAATCAATATCTGCACAGAATTTGTTGTTGGACAGTTGTTTTGACGAATACTGTTAA
- the pyrE gene encoding orotate phosphoribosyltransferase: MEFVKEFATFLHQKGIIKFGDFTLASGKKSSYYVDLRLVPSYPHEFRKMVKYLENEIAQNIGLDKFDSIVSVPTGGLVIASALAIETVKPLIYVRSKPKDYGTSKSVEGKIHDGMQVVMIDDVATTGGSVVNAIKSLKEVNISIKDAYVIVNRMEGADEALEELGVKMHSILNILQITEALHEQNLIDDNTLDKVKKQIDK, translated from the coding sequence ATGGAATTTGTAAAAGAGTTTGCAACCTTTTTGCACCAAAAAGGCATCATAAAATTTGGGGATTTTACACTAGCAAGTGGAAAAAAGAGTTCATACTATGTGGATTTAAGACTGGTTCCAAGTTATCCACATGAATTTAGAAAAATGGTAAAATATCTAGAAAATGAGATTGCTCAAAATATAGGATTAGACAAGTTTGATTCAATAGTTTCAGTACCTACAGGGGGTTTAGTTATTGCATCTGCATTAGCAATTGAAACTGTAAAGCCATTGATCTATGTCAGAAGTAAACCAAAAGATTATGGGACTTCAAAATCAGTTGAAGGTAAAATTCATGATGGAATGCAGGTAGTTATGATAGATGACGTGGCAACTACTGGAGGTTCAGTTGTAAATGCAATAAAATCATTAAAAGAAGTCAATATTTCCATTAAAGATGCATATGTTATTGTTAACAGAATGGAAGGAGCTGATGAGGCCTTGGAAGAATTGGGAGTCAAGATGCATTCAATTCTAAATATTTTACAAATTACAGAAGCCCTACATGAACAAAATCTAATTGATGATAATACTTTAGATAAAGTGAAAAAGCAAATTGATAAATGA